The following coding sequences lie in one Crassostrea angulata isolate pt1a10 chromosome 10, ASM2561291v2, whole genome shotgun sequence genomic window:
- the LOC128165931 gene encoding putative nuclease HARBI1 codes for MLCVAINSTMENITFPNDADTLRSIKADFFKIAHFPNYVGAIDGTLIPIKGMSGLAEPAFICRKNYCALNIQAVADPNMRFLHINTCFPGASHDAYVLRSSGVPAIMETLPEGGWLLGDSGYPLKEWLLTPFLSPSNPQEEKYNEALSKTRIVVERAFGVLKSRFRCLHSSGGGLRFSPQICSKVIETCFRLHNTAIIAKETAQQLRIRVAGLL; via the exons atgc ttTGTGTGGCCATCAATTCGACGATGGAGAACATCACGTTCCCTAATGATGCAGATACTTTACGTTCTATAAAAGCTGATTTCTTTAAGATAGCGCATTTTCCCAATTATGTAGGGGCTATTGACGGGACCCTTATACCAATCAAAGGGATGAGTGGGTTGGCAGAACCTGCATTTATTTGCAGGAAGAATTACTGCGCCTTGAACATCCAGGCTGTGGCTGACCCAAATATGCg ATTTCTCCACATCAACACGTGTTTTCCCGGAGCCAGCCACGACGCGTATGTGCTCCGGTCTTCTGGCGTCCCAGCAATCATGGAAACATTGCCAGAAGGGGGATGGTTACTTGGGGATTCAGGTTACCCCCTGAAAGAATGGTTACTTACACCATTTTTGTCACCAAGTAACCCCCAAGAAGAAAAATACAATGAAGCTCTATCAAAGACGAGAATAGTTGTTGAGAGGGCATTCGGAGTTCTAAAATCCAGAtttcg GTGTTTGCATTCAAGTGGTGGGGGACTTCGGTTTTCACCGCAAATATGCTCCAAAGTCATTGAAACATGTTTCAGACTGCACAACACAGCGATCATTGCAaag GAAACAGCGCAGCAACTGAGGATACGTGTGGCTGGCTTGTTATGA